A stretch of Pseudomonadota bacterium DNA encodes these proteins:
- a CDS encoding xanthine dehydrogenase family protein molybdopterin-binding subunit yields MAELQLGRRAFLAGAAVLTFGLVMPSRRALAAPTPSASFSPSALLRIDADDSVRIIMPHADLGCGSYTGMAQVLADELDADWKHVVAEHLDSLDPAFNHRDWGVIAVGASTSLSSQWRYLREIGATARAMLLAAAAEQWQVPVARLVAANSRVSDPATGAQASFGELTAKAATLTPPTAVKLKERQQFTLIGRGMPRLDRLVKSNGTARFGIDVMLPGMLHAAIAHAPVFGGKLLAVDSRRAEGMAGVRKVVRIPTGVAVIADTYWQARQARDALDIKWDDGAFAKVSSADLWREYAALADTQGTSFQRQGSVRLEEADKRLDGEMRFPFLAHAPMEPLNATARVKDGACEIWCGTQFQGIDVPNIEKATGIPAAKISIHTQWLGGSFGRRASPQADYLVEAVQVAQSAGLDVPIKLTWQREDDIQGGLYRPMALHRYSVGLDARGLPMHWLHKVVCASITKGTFFEASANADGFDRFSVEGLLDNLYAGPNVDYQLHSPSHAVSVCWQRGEADSHNGPAVEGIINRLARLVGADPFEYRRRLLAGKEAAKTARVMGVLDVLERESDWKAAAAAKVFRGMAVHASFGSVCGYVVEIIKNGSRLDFQRVTAAFDCGLVINPELVKAQVYSAVAFALSAFLGQQVEIVNGRAKQSNFTDYAIAAMRHTPDVDVYLIDSPLDHPTGVGEVGVPPFIPALSEALFQATGQEVDQYPASLRGFTFLEG; encoded by the coding sequence ATGGCTGAGCTGCAACTCGGACGCCGCGCTTTCCTGGCAGGCGCCGCGGTGTTGACCTTTGGCCTGGTCATGCCGTCGCGCCGTGCGCTGGCGGCGCCCACGCCGTCGGCATCTTTCTCGCCGAGTGCGCTGCTGCGCATCGATGCCGACGACAGCGTGCGCATCATCATGCCGCACGCGGACCTCGGCTGTGGCAGTTATACCGGCATGGCGCAGGTGTTGGCCGATGAACTGGATGCCGACTGGAAGCATGTCGTCGCCGAGCATCTGGACTCGCTGGACCCGGCGTTCAATCACCGCGACTGGGGAGTGATCGCGGTCGGTGCATCGACTTCGCTCAGCAGCCAGTGGCGATACCTGCGGGAGATCGGCGCCACCGCGCGTGCCATGCTGCTGGCGGCCGCGGCGGAACAATGGCAGGTGCCGGTCGCGCGCCTGGTCGCGGCCAACTCGCGCGTGTCGGATCCCGCCACCGGCGCCCAGGCGAGTTTTGGCGAACTCACGGCGAAGGCGGCCACGCTCACGCCGCCCACCGCCGTGAAGCTCAAGGAACGACAGCAGTTCACGCTCATCGGCCGCGGCATGCCGCGACTCGACCGGCTCGTGAAAAGCAACGGCACGGCGAGGTTCGGCATCGATGTGATGCTGCCCGGCATGCTGCACGCCGCCATCGCGCATGCGCCGGTGTTCGGTGGCAAGTTGCTCGCGGTGGATAGCCGTCGTGCCGAAGGCATGGCGGGCGTGCGCAAGGTGGTGCGCATCCCGACCGGCGTGGCGGTGATCGCCGACACCTATTGGCAAGCCCGGCAGGCGCGCGACGCCCTCGACATCAAGTGGGATGACGGCGCCTTTGCAAAAGTCTCGTCGGCCGATCTGTGGCGCGAATACGCCGCGCTCGCCGACACACAGGGCACGTCTTTCCAACGCCAAGGCAGCGTGCGCCTGGAGGAGGCGGATAAACGTCTTGATGGCGAGATGCGTTTTCCGTTCCTGGCCCACGCGCCCATGGAGCCCTTGAACGCCACGGCGCGGGTCAAGGATGGCGCTTGCGAGATCTGGTGCGGCACCCAGTTCCAGGGTATCGACGTGCCGAACATCGAGAAGGCCACCGGCATTCCCGCAGCCAAGATTTCTATCCATACCCAATGGCTGGGCGGCAGCTTCGGGCGCCGCGCCTCGCCCCAAGCCGACTACCTGGTCGAGGCCGTGCAGGTGGCGCAGAGCGCGGGACTCGACGTCCCAATCAAACTCACCTGGCAGCGCGAGGACGACATTCAAGGCGGTCTCTATCGGCCGATGGCACTGCACCGCTACAGCGTCGGCCTCGATGCGCGCGGCTTGCCTATGCATTGGCTGCATAAAGTGGTCTGTGCGTCGATCACCAAGGGCACGTTTTTCGAGGCATCGGCCAATGCCGACGGCTTCGATCGGTTTTCCGTGGAGGGATTGCTGGACAACCTCTACGCCGGGCCCAATGTCGACTACCAGCTGCATAGCCCCAGCCACGCGGTGTCGGTCTGTTGGCAACGCGGCGAGGCGGATTCACATAACGGGCCGGCGGTCGAAGGCATCATCAATCGCCTGGCGCGCCTGGTCGGCGCGGATCCGTTTGAATATCGCCGTCGGCTGTTGGCAGGCAAAGAGGCGGCCAAGACCGCGCGCGTCATGGGCGTGCTCGACGTCCTGGAACGCGAATCCGACTGGAAAGCCGCGGCCGCCGCCAAGGTCTTCCGCGGCATGGCGGTACATGCGTCTTTCGGATCGGTATGCGGCTACGTGGTGGAAATCATCAAGAACGGTTCACGCCTGGACTTCCAGCGGGTGACCGCGGCCTTCGATTGCGGCCTGGTCATCAACCCGGAACTGGTCAAGGCCCAGGTCTACAGCGCGGTCGCGTTCGCGCTCTCGGCCTTCCTCGGCCAACAGGTTGAAATAGTCAACGGCCGCGCCAAGCAAAGCAACTTCACGGATTACGCGATAGCCGCGATGCGCCACACCCCCGATGTCGACGTTTATCTCATCGATAGTCCACTCGATCATCCAACCGGCGTCGGAGAAGTGGGCGTGCCGCCGTTCATTCCGGCCTTGTCCGAGGCCCTGTTCCAAGCCACCGGCCAGGAGGTCGACCAATACCCGGCGAGTCTGCGTGGCTTCACGTTTCTCGAGGGGTGA
- a CDS encoding (2Fe-2S)-binding protein, translated as MTQRLTVNEQVHEVELAPSTPLLWALRDTLGLTGTKYGCGVMACGACTVLVDGVATRSCGTPLSGIASDKKITTIEGLTAAPLHPVQSAWAALNVAQCGYCQSGMIMAAVALLKEIPNPTDADIAARITNLCRCGTYQLVRAAIRQAAKAGTHG; from the coding sequence ATGACGCAACGCCTGACGGTCAATGAGCAGGTCCACGAGGTCGAGCTGGCGCCGTCCACGCCGCTACTGTGGGCGCTGCGCGATACGCTGGGGTTGACCGGCACCAAGTATGGCTGCGGGGTGATGGCGTGCGGTGCCTGCACGGTGCTGGTCGACGGCGTTGCCACGCGTAGCTGCGGCACGCCGCTCAGTGGCATCGCCAGCGACAAGAAAATCACCACCATCGAAGGCCTCACCGCCGCCCCACTCCATCCCGTCCAGAGCGCCTGGGCGGCACTCAATGTCGCGCAATGCGGCTACTGCCAGTCGGGAATGATCATGGCGGCGGTGGCTTTGCTGAAGGAGATCCCCAATCCCACCGACGCCGACATCGCCGCCAGGATCACCAACCTGTGCCGTTGCGGCACCTACCAACTGGTGCGAGCCGCCATCAGGCAGGCAGCAAAGGCCGGCACCCATGGCTGA
- a CDS encoding FAD-dependent monooxygenase, which translates to MHDVIVVGARCAGASTAMLLARQGHRVLMLDKAARDEEMKHSTHFLQAPGVARLRRWGLLPRLEAACPGFDRYEFDFGFVRIEGTPPAVDGDARAFGPRRFVIDPLLVDAAIAAGVDYLPDTRLVDLLRDGQRVVGALVQDAHGHRRSLQARMVIGADGPASTVAKLVDAPHYHEAPAQQVTVWSYWADLTSDRLRFHTRPGVGLYWGPTASKQTLVGVNWAMPVYKSLAVSAEVDYYARIQELAPALAEQVARATLTEPLRTRSTRNFLRVPHGPGWVLVGDAGHKKDPCTAQGISDAFIDADECTQALDAGLRGEQDMTAGLEQWHARRDARLVPRHHMTVQMAGFAAQDTQERALFQAIASQPTATTAFLGLLSGATCPQQFFAPDNLAAIARGA; encoded by the coding sequence ATGCACGATGTAATCGTGGTCGGCGCGCGCTGCGCGGGCGCCAGCACCGCCATGCTGCTGGCGCGCCAGGGACACCGGGTGCTGATGCTGGACAAGGCGGCGCGGGACGAGGAAATGAAGCATTCAACCCATTTTCTGCAGGCGCCAGGGGTGGCCCGGCTGCGTCGATGGGGACTGCTGCCGCGGCTCGAGGCGGCATGCCCGGGCTTCGATCGCTATGAATTCGACTTCGGCTTCGTGCGTATCGAAGGAACGCCGCCGGCCGTCGATGGCGACGCCCGCGCCTTCGGTCCGCGACGCTTCGTCATCGATCCCTTGCTGGTCGACGCGGCCATCGCGGCCGGCGTGGACTACCTGCCGGACACCCGCTTGGTCGATCTCCTGCGCGACGGGCAGCGCGTGGTCGGCGCGCTCGTGCAGGATGCACACGGCCACAGGCGATCGTTACAAGCGCGCATGGTCATCGGCGCCGACGGCCCGGCGTCCACCGTCGCCAAGCTCGTCGACGCGCCGCACTATCACGAAGCCCCCGCGCAGCAAGTGACCGTGTGGAGCTACTGGGCCGATCTGACTAGCGACCGGCTGCGCTTTCATACCCGGCCGGGCGTCGGACTCTACTGGGGACCGACCGCAAGCAAGCAGACGCTGGTCGGCGTCAATTGGGCCATGCCCGTGTACAAGTCCCTCGCGGTCAGCGCCGAGGTGGACTACTACGCACGCATTCAGGAACTCGCCCCGGCGCTCGCCGAACAAGTGGCGCGCGCCACGCTCACCGAACCCTTGCGAACGCGTTCGACACGCAATTTCCTGCGCGTACCCCACGGCCCCGGCTGGGTATTGGTGGGCGACGCCGGGCACAAGAAAGACCCCTGCACCGCGCAAGGCATATCCGACGCGTTCATCGACGCCGACGAATGCACGCAGGCGCTGGACGCAGGCCTGCGTGGTGAGCAGGACATGACCGCCGGCCTCGAACAATGGCACGCGCGACGCGACGCGCGACTCGTGCCGCGTCATCACATGACGGTGCAGATGGCAGGCTTCGCCGCGCAGGACACTCAGGAGCGCGCGCTCTTCCAGGCGATCGCAAGCCAGCCGACCGCCACCACCGCTTTCCTCGGTCTGTTGAGTGGCGCTACCTGCCCGCAACAGTTCTTCGCGCCGGACAACCTGGCGGCCATCGCCCGCGGCGCTTGA
- a CDS encoding dihydrofolate reductase family protein, with the protein MSRLRVESFTISLDGYGAGPDQDLDNPLGVGGTSLHAWAFSTRTFQKAVLGSDGGASDGVDEQFAARGFRNIGAWILGRNMFGPVRGAWPDESWRGWWGENPVYHVPVFVLTHHARAPLVMEGGTTFHFVTSGIVDALAQAREAAAGKDVRLGGGVNVIQQYLRLGLVDELHIAIAPVLLGAGERLFDGVNLPSLGYACTEQAASPLATHVVITRQ; encoded by the coding sequence ATGTCCAGACTCCGCGTGGAGAGCTTCACGATTTCACTTGACGGCTATGGTGCCGGCCCCGACCAGGACCTCGACAACCCGCTGGGGGTGGGAGGAACCTCGCTGCACGCCTGGGCATTTTCCACGCGAACCTTCCAAAAAGCGGTGCTCGGTAGCGACGGCGGAGCAAGCGACGGTGTCGATGAGCAATTCGCCGCGCGTGGCTTCAGGAACATCGGCGCCTGGATCCTCGGCAGGAACATGTTCGGTCCCGTGCGCGGCGCGTGGCCCGACGAATCCTGGCGCGGTTGGTGGGGCGAAAACCCTGTGTACCACGTGCCCGTTTTCGTACTGACGCATCACGCACGGGCGCCGTTGGTCATGGAAGGAGGGACGACTTTCCATTTCGTAACCTCTGGCATCGTCGACGCCCTGGCCCAGGCGCGCGAGGCCGCCGCCGGCAAGGACGTGAGGCTGGGAGGCGGCGTCAATGTCATCCAACAATACTTGCGCCTAGGCCTGGTGGATGAACTCCATATCGCCATCGCGCCCGTCCTTCTCGGCGCGGGTGAACGCTTGTTCGATGGCGTGAACCTGCCGAGCCTCGGCTACGCCTGCACCGAACAGGCGGCATCGCCCCTCGCCACGCACGTGGTCATCACGCGGCAGTGA
- a CDS encoding nuclear transport factor 2 family protein produces MPTTREFLVSFTLSVALFANAQLATAAELSEARLRAYYAAWSSGKVEEVMSYFAPDTVYEDVATGELATGPTEVRAFATKFLQSSPGVTVEPTSILIGDHAAAVEWTMKAGTGKDAWSVRGAAILQHRDGQIVRATDYWDSK; encoded by the coding sequence ATGCCGACCACCCGCGAATTCCTTGTGAGCTTCACGCTGAGCGTTGCGCTGTTCGCAAACGCCCAGCTCGCCACCGCCGCCGAACTCAGCGAAGCGCGCCTGCGCGCCTATTACGCCGCGTGGTCGAGCGGCAAGGTCGAAGAAGTCATGAGCTACTTTGCGCCCGACACCGTCTACGAAGACGTCGCCACCGGCGAGCTTGCCACCGGCCCCACCGAGGTCCGCGCCTTCGCAACGAAATTCCTGCAGTCCTCGCCCGGCGTCACGGTCGAGCCGACCAGCATCTTAATTGGCGACCACGCCGCGGCCGTCGAGTGGACCATGAAGGCCGGCACAGGCAAGGACGCCTGGAGCGTCAGGGGCGCCGCCATCCTCCAGCATCGCGACGGGCAGATCGTGCGGGCCACCGATTACTGGGACAGCAAGTGA
- a CDS encoding helix-turn-helix transcriptional regulator: MGRKRFGDMNCGVAQALEALGDWWTLLIVRDAFFGARRFGEFERSLGIAKNILTTRLRRLVEHGVFERVAAGTAGDRYEYHLTAKGRALLPVLMALREWSDEWVFGRGNEPLVLRERATGRRLPRLRVTNRDGRELKIEDISAAPGPGASAETRTRLGRRANTEH; encoded by the coding sequence ATGGGACGCAAACGCTTCGGGGACATGAATTGCGGCGTTGCCCAGGCGCTGGAAGCCTTGGGCGACTGGTGGACGCTGCTGATCGTGCGCGACGCGTTCTTCGGTGCACGGCGTTTCGGCGAATTCGAGCGCAGCCTCGGCATTGCCAAGAACATCCTGACCACGCGCCTGCGTCGCCTGGTCGAGCATGGCGTGTTCGAGCGCGTCGCCGCCGGTACGGCCGGCGATCGTTACGAATACCACCTCACCGCCAAGGGCCGTGCGCTGTTGCCGGTGCTGATGGCGCTGCGCGAGTGGTCCGACGAATGGGTGTTCGGGCGCGGCAACGAACCCTTGGTCCTGCGCGAACGGGCCACCGGGCGCCGGCTTCCGCGCCTGCGCGTCACCAACCGCGACGGCCGGGAGCTGAAAATTGAAGACATCAGCGCCGCGCCAGGGCCAGGCGCCTCGGCCGAGACGCGCACGCGACTTGGGCGTCGCGCGAACACCGAACACTGA
- a CDS encoding SDR family NAD(P)-dependent oxidoreductase encodes MTPVCLVIGAGAGIGGNVARRFAREGYHAVLCRHSDQAGLDALVENIHQDGHAASGFLLNAVEPGSLEDLVARVEADIGPIEVAVYNLGAQIGDRALAETSLKAFETGWRIGTFGLFRLASALFPSMQARGHGTLLVTSSTAAMRGNGGQHSHAAAMGGRRMLCQSLNAEFAAKGIHVAHIVIDGPVDAPDTLGKLLGAELFQALRESRGNEHDGLLLPEQVAETYLHLARQHRSTWTFELDLRACSDRAWWNH; translated from the coding sequence ATGACACCTGTTTGCCTGGTCATAGGCGCCGGCGCCGGGATCGGCGGCAACGTTGCGCGACGATTCGCACGCGAGGGTTATCACGCGGTGCTGTGCCGTCACAGCGATCAGGCCGGGCTCGACGCGCTGGTGGAGAACATCCACCAGGATGGCCATGCCGCGAGCGGCTTTCTGCTCAATGCCGTCGAACCAGGCAGCCTGGAAGACCTCGTTGCCCGCGTCGAGGCGGACATTGGTCCCATCGAGGTCGCGGTGTACAACCTCGGTGCGCAGATTGGTGATCGCGCGCTGGCCGAGACTTCGCTGAAGGCTTTTGAAACCGGCTGGCGCATCGGCACCTTCGGCCTGTTCCGCCTGGCGTCCGCGTTGTTTCCATCCATGCAGGCGCGCGGCCACGGCACATTGTTGGTCACATCTTCAACCGCCGCCATGCGTGGCAACGGCGGTCAGCATTCCCATGCCGCGGCGATGGGCGGCCGACGCATGCTGTGCCAATCGCTCAACGCCGAATTCGCCGCCAAGGGTATCCACGTGGCGCATATCGTGATCGATGGACCGGTGGATGCACCGGATACGCTCGGCAAATTGCTGGGCGCCGAGTTGTTCCAGGCGCTGCGCGAATCGCGCGGCAACGAACACGATGGCCTGCTGTTGCCCGAGCAGGTCGCCGAGACGTATCTTCATCTCGCGCGTCAGCATCGCTCGACCTGGACGTTCGAACTCGATCTGCGCGCCTGTTCAGACCGTGCCTGGTGGAATCACTGA
- a CDS encoding SDR family oxidoreductase: protein MTQPTNVLQRDTALIVGGGPGISASCARLFAAEGMQVAVAARDPSKPVLKTLEQQHGVRRYACDAGVAADVERLFREVTSDLGAPTLVIHNIDGRVAAVFGKSITEAAPEVVLETLHNAAFSAFLVAQQAARVMLSNPPAASGAKGTIIFTNASAALKGYAKSGAFAMACHAKAGLAQSIARELMPQGIHVANVPIDAAIGWTQDDGSRAHRLAGTSVDDNLADPDRIAELYLQLHRQHRSTWAFEVVLRPWLEKW from the coding sequence ATGACACAGCCGACAAATGTCTTGCAGAGAGATACAGCATTGATCGTGGGCGGCGGGCCGGGCATCAGCGCGAGCTGCGCGCGACTGTTCGCAGCCGAGGGTATGCAGGTCGCCGTGGCGGCGCGAGACCCGAGCAAGCCCGTGTTGAAAACACTGGAACAGCAACACGGCGTGCGCCGTTATGCCTGTGACGCCGGCGTTGCGGCGGATGTCGAGCGCCTGTTCCGCGAGGTCACGTCCGATCTTGGCGCGCCGACCCTGGTCATACACAACATCGACGGCCGCGTTGCCGCCGTGTTTGGCAAGAGCATCACCGAGGCGGCGCCCGAGGTCGTGCTCGAAACCCTCCACAACGCCGCGTTCAGCGCTTTCCTGGTCGCGCAGCAGGCCGCACGCGTCATGCTGTCGAATCCGCCCGCGGCAAGCGGCGCCAAGGGCACCATCATCTTCACCAACGCCAGCGCGGCGCTGAAGGGATACGCCAAGAGCGGCGCCTTCGCCATGGCCTGCCACGCCAAGGCCGGGCTCGCGCAAAGCATCGCGCGGGAATTGATGCCGCAGGGCATCCACGTCGCCAACGTACCGATAGACGCGGCCATCGGCTGGACACAGGACGATGGTTCTCGCGCCCATCGACTGGCCGGCACGTCCGTCGATGACAATCTTGCCGACCCGGACCGCATCGCCGAACTCTACCTGCAGCTCCATCGACAGCATCGCTCGACCTGGGCCTTCGAGGTCGTGCTCAGGCCGTGGCTGGAAAAGTGGTGA
- a CDS encoding 2-oxo acid dehydrogenase subunit E2, whose product MSAQAKVLTIPDLGEAALEGTVTAILVSVGCEVLAGQSLLELETDKVTMEVPAECAGRILELAIAVGDTLAGGTRFATMLANDGNASSQAADDASASSAQAPTVVECGASSMSVTTARDHSWGPVATSAGSACAASTVAPTSQRRHILPAGPAARREARELGIDLAEVSGSGPGTRISRDDVRRHARSKIENRGSNDPACTPLPALAAFGPVRSEPLPRIAQTTARNMARAASEIPHAWIQASADLTSLEAARRAMRRAQPASEAPLTLNVLIVRAVARQLVAHPRFNTAYDAEHQALVYRQYINVGMAVTSSRGLVVPVLRDPLTHGLKALATQLDELIVGAREQKLPLAAYQGAGFTISNLGSHGVDSLQPLVNWPEVAILGVGALLDTPAVVDGQIAIRRCLSLTLGFDHRVINGADAAEFLGGVRADLENPLSFAL is encoded by the coding sequence ATGAGCGCGCAAGCCAAAGTGCTGACCATACCGGACCTCGGCGAAGCCGCGCTGGAAGGCACCGTCACCGCCATCCTCGTGAGCGTGGGCTGCGAGGTATTGGCGGGTCAGAGCCTGCTCGAATTGGAGACCGACAAGGTCACGATGGAGGTGCCCGCCGAATGCGCCGGCCGCATTCTCGAGCTGGCCATCGCCGTCGGCGACACCCTCGCCGGCGGGACGCGCTTCGCAACCATGCTGGCGAACGACGGCAACGCGTCTTCACAAGCGGCTGACGACGCCAGCGCATCGTCGGCGCAGGCACCCACTGTTGTCGAATGCGGAGCGTCCAGCATGTCCGTGACAACGGCGCGCGATCATTCATGGGGTCCGGTGGCGACCTCCGCGGGCAGCGCTTGCGCCGCGTCGACGGTCGCGCCGACCTCCCAGCGGAGGCACATTCTTCCGGCCGGCCCCGCGGCGCGGCGTGAGGCCCGCGAGTTGGGCATCGATCTTGCCGAGGTGAGCGGCAGCGGGCCCGGCACGCGCATCAGTCGCGATGATGTGCGACGTCATGCCCGCTCCAAGATCGAAAACCGTGGCAGCAACGACCCCGCCTGCACGCCCTTGCCCGCTCTCGCTGCCTTCGGCCCGGTACGCAGCGAACCCTTGCCGCGCATCGCGCAAACGACCGCCAGGAACATGGCGCGCGCGGCGAGCGAGATCCCCCACGCATGGATACAGGCAAGCGCGGACCTGACCTCCCTCGAAGCGGCCCGGCGCGCGATGCGTCGCGCGCAGCCCGCGAGCGAGGCGCCGCTGACCCTGAACGTGCTGATCGTGCGCGCGGTGGCGAGGCAGCTCGTGGCCCACCCGCGTTTCAACACTGCCTACGACGCCGAGCACCAGGCGTTGGTGTATCGCCAGTACATCAATGTCGGCATGGCCGTCACCTCGTCGCGCGGCCTGGTGGTGCCGGTGTTACGAGATCCGTTGACGCACGGTCTCAAAGCACTCGCCACGCAGCTCGACGAGCTGATAGTCGGCGCGCGCGAACAGAAGCTGCCGCTCGCCGCCTACCAGGGCGCGGGCTTCACGATTTCCAACCTGGGCAGCCACGGTGTCGACAGTCTTCAGCCATTGGTGAACTGGCCCGAGGTCGCCATCCTCGGCGTCGGCGCACTGCTCGACACGCCCGCCGTGGTCGACGGCCAGATTGCCATCCGTCGCTGCCTGTCGCTCACGCTCGGCTTCGACCACCGCGTCATCAATGGCGCCGATGCGGCCGAGTTTCTCGGCGGCGTACGCGCGGACCTGGAAAATCCCTTGAGCTTCGCGCTCTGA